A window of the Salvelinus fontinalis isolate EN_2023a chromosome 14, ASM2944872v1, whole genome shotgun sequence genome harbors these coding sequences:
- the LOC129869643 gene encoding lymphocyte expansion molecule-like, whose amino-acid sequence MAEKKFKGAPFGTQTSRFDVSAVHPANKRVGTYTEIPYCKNMTNGLERRLGPGSYDAARRGDFSERSVAERAKGPGWQRAQETARLAAIPHLLYREAWENKRFLKTKVGPGTYRVADFIEELQKKPGSVRGVCDSREERFRNAQSWTPGPGCYGIGGVPWAALEEKRSGSNGAPSMHLSSSLQRFPEGNSTDCGLSPCTYTLKSSTEALLASGSSRRGAYDLFTGPRDKPITAGYFATPKCVNLTPGEYPSGCGGFGEELCRREKRNHGVFGMLDQYPVVPTERIYHSTPSQCPRPATFPGPGWYEVVSPQSRPESHTHPPFLSSAPRASRRTERLQNGNYSMVGPGRYDIAEKGRSKTDNGYTSSFSSRTQRYLHKPDRDKHTQERLRAINVPVDRLSFLVPPGRNTLMKSV is encoded by the exons ATGGCTGAAAAAAAGTTCAAAGGAGCCCCGTTTGGAACACAGACATCGAG GTTTGATGTGTCAGCGGTCCATCCAGCCAATAAGAGAGTAGGGACCTACACCGAGATCCCCTACTGCAAAAATATGACCAATGGCCTG GAGCGGCGGCTGGGCCCGGGGTCGTATGATGCTGCACGCCGTGGGGACTTCAGTGAACGGTCGGTGGCAGAGCGGGCCAAAGGGCCGGGGTGGCAGAGGGCCCAGGAGACTGCTAGGTTGGCAGCCATACCTCACCTCCTCTACAGGGAGGCCTGGGAAAACAAACGCTTCCTG AAAACTAAAGTGGGTCCAGGAACCTACAGAGTAGCAGACTTTATAGAGGAGCTGCAGAAGAAACCAGGCAGTGTGAGAGGAGTGTGTGACAGCAGGGAAGAGCGGTTCAGAAACGCACAG AGCTGGACGCCAGGCCCTGGTTGCTATGGTATTGGGGGTGTTCCATGGGCAGCGCTGGAGGAGAAGAGGTCGGGGTCAAATGGGGCTCCCAGCATGCACCTCAGCTCCTCGCTGCAACGCTTCCCAGAAGGCAACAGTACG gacTGTGGGCTGAGTCCCTGTACCTATACTCTAAAGAGCAGCACAGAGGCGTTGTTGGCCAGCGGCAGCAGCAGGAGAGGTGCATATGACCTCTTCACTGGACCACGAGACAAACCCATCACCGCTGGATACTTCGCTACCCCG aAGTGTGTAAATCTAACTCCAGGGGAGTACCCTAGTGGGTGTGGGGGCTTTGGAGAGGAGTTGTGTCGTCGTGAAAAGCGGAACCACGGTGTGTTTGGAATGTTGGATCAGTACCCAGTTGTTCCAACAGAGAGAATCTACCACAGCACCCCGTCCCAATGCCCTCGACCTGCT ACGTTCCCAGGGCCAGGGTGGTATGAAGTCGTCTCTCCACAGTCCCGTCCAGAGAGTCACACCcatccccccttcctctcctctgcccccCGTGCCAGCCGTAGGACAGAGAGATTGCAGAACGGAAATTAT AGCATGGTTGGTCCTGGTCGTTATGACATTGCAGAAAAGGGGCGTAGTAAGACTGACAATGGCTACACCTCCTCCTTCAGTTCCCGGACACAGAGATATCTTCACAaaccagacagagacaaacacacaca GGAGAGGTTGCGTGCGATAAATGTTCCGGTGGACAGACTGAGTTTCCTGGTGCCGCCCGGAAGAAACACTTTGATGAAATCagtttag
- the LOC129869646 gene encoding collectrin-like isoform X2 — protein sequence MLLFGQAICTVGDNCYRAVTFLKEGMLVWILFLLCQVVAPALAQDLCQRDAPNGYKVRISLKTGLGEDAYEWNQSEMFFFRATMAFAMRRHFQMETYNVDNIILCVQTSRVSFWFVVTSPDNATMLIPKADVEKAVRMSRHRINNAFLLSDRTLEFLGIHPTLAAPVNPDTPPWLIVFGVVIGAVCAGIIALLVSSLLQKRRKEKGMTEDGQDEEDMQVKGVENGINLDGTYNRGFTDDDRFTKL from the exons ATGCTGCTCTTTGGGCAGGCCATCTGTACTGTTGGTGACAACTGTTATAGGGCTGTTACATTTTTAAAG GAGGGGATGTTGGTGTGGATCCTGTTTCTACTCTGTCAGGTGGTGGCACCTGCTCTGGCACAAGACCTCTGCCAGCGCG ATGCTCCAAATGGCTACAAAGTGCGCATCAGCCTCAAAACTGGTTTGGGAGAGGATGCT TATGAATGGAATCAGAGTGAAATGTTCTTTTTCCGAGCTACTATGGCCTTTGCCATGAGGAGGCACTTCCAAATGGAAACATACAA TGTCGACAACATTATCCTGTGTGTTCAGACTTCGAGGGTGTCCTTCTGGTTTGTGGTGACATCACCAGACAACGCCACCATGCTTATTCCTAAGGCAGATGTGGAGAAAGCTGTGAG GATGTCAAGGCATCGCATCAACAATGCCTTCCTCCTGTCAGATAGGACCCTGGAGTTTCTGGGCATCCACCCTACACTAGCAGCGCCAGTCAACCCTGACACCCCTCCCTGGCTCATCGTGTTTGGAGTGGTCATCGGTGCTGTGTGTGCTGGAATCATTGCCCTGCTCGTATCCTCTCTGCTTCAAAAGAGACG GAAAGAGAAAGGGATGACAGAGGATGGGCAGGATGAAGAGGACATGCAGGTGAAAGGAGTGGAGAATGGCATCAACCTGGATGGCACCTACAATAGAGGATTCACAGATGATGATCGCTTTACAAAGCTGTAA
- the LOC129869646 gene encoding collectrin-like isoform X1, whose protein sequence is MLVWILFLLCQVVAPALAQDLCQRDAPNGYKVRISLKTGLGEDAYEWNQSEMFFFRATMAFAMRRHFQMETYNVDNIILCVQTSRVSFWFVVTSPDNATMLIPKADVEKAVRMSRHRINNAFLLSDRTLEFLGIHPTLAAPVNPDTPPWLIVFGVVIGAVCAGIIALLVSSLLQKRRKEKGMTEDGQDEEDMQVKGVENGINLDGTYNRGFTDDDRFTKL, encoded by the exons ATGTTGGTGTGGATCCTGTTTCTACTCTGTCAGGTGGTGGCACCTGCTCTGGCACAAGACCTCTGCCAGCGCG ATGCTCCAAATGGCTACAAAGTGCGCATCAGCCTCAAAACTGGTTTGGGAGAGGATGCT TATGAATGGAATCAGAGTGAAATGTTCTTTTTCCGAGCTACTATGGCCTTTGCCATGAGGAGGCACTTCCAAATGGAAACATACAA TGTCGACAACATTATCCTGTGTGTTCAGACTTCGAGGGTGTCCTTCTGGTTTGTGGTGACATCACCAGACAACGCCACCATGCTTATTCCTAAGGCAGATGTGGAGAAAGCTGTGAG GATGTCAAGGCATCGCATCAACAATGCCTTCCTCCTGTCAGATAGGACCCTGGAGTTTCTGGGCATCCACCCTACACTAGCAGCGCCAGTCAACCCTGACACCCCTCCCTGGCTCATCGTGTTTGGAGTGGTCATCGGTGCTGTGTGTGCTGGAATCATTGCCCTGCTCGTATCCTCTCTGCTTCAAAAGAGACG GAAAGAGAAAGGGATGACAGAGGATGGGCAGGATGAAGAGGACATGCAGGTGAAAGGAGTGGAGAATGGCATCAACCTGGATGGCACCTACAATAGAGGATTCACAGATGATGATCGCTTTACAAAGCTGTAA
- the LOC129869642 gene encoding delta(24)-sterol reductase-like, with amino-acid sequence MDPLLYLGGLVVLFLLWIKVKGLDYVIVHQRWIFVCLFLLPLSVIFDVYYYMRAWLIFKMCSAPKQHDQRVRDIQRQVRVWRKEGGKTHMCTGRPGWLTVSLRVGKYKKTNKNIMINMMDILEVDTQRQVVRVEPLVNMGQITALLNSLGWTLPVLPELDDLTVGGLVMGTGIESSSHIYGLFQHICVAFELVLADGSLVRCTEEENSDLFHAVPWSCGTLGFLVAAEIKIVPARYWVRLQYEPIRGLENICRRFSEASEDKNNTFVEGLQYSLDEAVIMTGTMTDTAEPDKINRIGLHYKPWFFKHVERYLTENNTAVEYIPLRHYYHRHTRSIFWELQDIIPFGNHPVFRWLFGWMVPPKISLLKLTQGETIRQLYEQHHVVQDMLVPMKHIQTAIARFHQDIHVYPLWLCPFVLPLGRGMVHPKGEEAELYVDIGAYGEPRVKHFQAKASCRQLEQFVREVHGFQMLYADVYMERSEFWEMFDGTLYHRLRKELGCKDAFPEVYDKICKAARH; translated from the exons ATGGATCCGTTGTTGTATCTCGGTGGACTGGTAGTTCTCTTTCTGTTGTGGATCAAGGTGAAAGGCTTAGACTACGTGATCGTTCACCAGAGATGGATATTCGTCTGTCTATTTCTGCTGCCGCTCTCAGTCATATTTGATGTCTATTATTACATGCGCGCGTGGCTCATCTTCAAAATGTGTTCTGCGCCAAAACAGCACGACCAGCGCGTGCGGGAcatccagagacag GTACGTGTGTGGAGGAAGGAGGGGGGGAAGACTCACATGTGTACAGGTCGACCCGGCTGGCTGACTGTCTCTCTCAGAGTTGGGAAATACAAGAAGACTAACAAGAACATCATGATCAACATGATGGACATACTGGAGgtggacacacagagacag GTGGTTCGTGTGGAGCCACTGGTCAACATGGGTCAGATCACTGCTCTCCTCAACTCCCTGGGCTGGACTCTGCCTGTGCTGCCAGAACTGGACGACCTCACTGTCG GAGGTCTGGTGATGGGTACAGGTATAGAGTCATCCTCTCATATCTACGGACTCTTCCAGCACATCTGTGTTGCCTTTGAGCTGGTGCTGGCTGACGGCAGCCTGGTCCGCTGCACTGAG GAAGAGAACTCTGACCTGTTCCACGCAGTTCCATGGTCCTGTGGAACTCTGGGGTTCCTGGTTGCTGCAGAGATAAAGATCGTCCCGGCAAGGTATTGGGTTCGTCTGCAGTATGAGCCAATCAGAGGGCTGGAGAACATCTGCCGTCGTTTCAGTGAGGCGTCTGAGGACAAGAACAACACGTTTGTAGAAGGACTGCAGTACTCACTTGACGAAGCTGTTATCATGACTGGCACTATGACTGACACGGCTGAACCCgacaag ATCAACAGGATCGGCCTGCACTATAAGCCGTGGTTCTTCAAGCACGTTGAAAGATACCTGACGGAGAACAACACAGCAGTGGAGTACATCCCTCTACGCCACtactaccacagacacacacgatCCATCTTCTGGGAgctccag GACATCATCCCGTTTGGTAACCACCCAGTGTTCCGGTGGTTGTTTGGGTGGATGGTTCCTCCTAAGATCTCTTTGTTGAAGCTGACCCAGGGAGAGACCATCAGACAACTGTATGAGCAGCACCATGTTGTCCAGGACATGCTGGTCCCCATGAAACACATCCAGACCGCTATCGCACGCTTCCACCAGGACATCcat GTGTACCCTTTGTGGTTGTGTCCGTTTGTGCTCCCCCTGGGCCGGGGGATGGTTCATCCTAAAGGTGAGGAGGCAGAGCTGTATGTGGACATTGGAGCGTATGGAGAACCCAGGGTTAAACACTTCCAGGCTAAAGCCTCATGTAGACAGCTGGAGCAGTTTGTCAGAGAGGTGCATGG gttccaGATGCTGTATGCTGATGTTTACATGgagcgtagtgagttctgggaaATGTTTGACGGGACGTTGTATCACCGTCTGAGAAAGGAGCTGGGCTGTAAGGACGCTTTCCCTGAGGTATACGACAAGATCTGCAAAGCTGCACGACACTGA